In one Campylobacter concisus genomic region, the following are encoded:
- a CDS encoding hemolysin family protein: MVILAIAFILLNAFFVLSEFSLVKVRKSRLEELIKEKKPNAQLAFEMSNKLDTYLSATQLGITLSSLALGWIGEPAVARLIEAPLKNVFNFSDILVHTVGFAIAFTLITLLHVVMGELVPKSVAIAKAETSVLKIARPLHFFWVLFSPVIKLFDILATIGLKILGIQPAKENELAHSEEEIKIIVGESLKGGVLDSFETEIIKNAVDFSDTVAKEIMTPRRDMICINKQKSFEENLQVVFESKYTRFPYIDGSKDIILGMIHIRDILQLHFSKDKEKSFDSIVRKFVIVPESLSISKVLVMMNKEQISAALVVDEYGGTAGLLTMEDIMEEVLGDFNDEHDEVDQHYKKINDNIYEFQGRYDLESVEEVLGISFDEETDQVTIGGYVFNLIGRLPVVGDKIEDENCYYEVRKMDGASISRVKVRKKIKNEEESIQS, from the coding sequence ATGGTAATACTTGCCATTGCATTCATTTTACTAAATGCCTTTTTTGTTTTATCAGAATTTTCTCTTGTTAAAGTTCGTAAGTCTAGACTTGAAGAGCTTATCAAAGAGAAAAAACCAAACGCTCAGCTTGCTTTTGAGATGTCAAACAAGCTTGATACCTATCTTAGTGCCACTCAGCTTGGCATCACACTAAGCTCACTTGCCCTTGGTTGGATCGGTGAACCAGCAGTCGCAAGACTCATAGAAGCCCCACTTAAGAATGTTTTCAACTTTAGTGATATCTTAGTTCATACAGTTGGTTTTGCGATCGCATTTACGCTTATTACGCTACTTCACGTTGTAATGGGCGAGCTTGTGCCAAAGTCAGTTGCTATAGCAAAGGCCGAGACTTCAGTATTAAAAATTGCTCGTCCACTTCACTTTTTCTGGGTGCTATTTTCTCCTGTAATTAAGCTTTTTGATATTTTAGCGACTATTGGACTTAAAATTTTAGGCATCCAGCCAGCTAAAGAAAATGAACTAGCGCACTCTGAAGAAGAGATAAAAATCATCGTTGGTGAGAGCTTAAAGGGTGGCGTGCTTGATAGTTTTGAGACTGAGATCATTAAAAATGCAGTTGATTTTAGTGACACAGTCGCAAAAGAGATCATGACGCCAAGGCGCGATATGATCTGCATAAATAAACAAAAGAGCTTTGAAGAGAATTTACAAGTTGTATTTGAGTCAAAATATACTCGCTTTCCTTATATAGACGGTTCAAAAGATATTATTTTGGGCATGATACACATTAGAGATATTTTGCAGCTCCACTTTAGCAAAGATAAAGAGAAGAGCTTTGACTCAATTGTTCGTAAATTTGTCATCGTGCCTGAGAGCCTTTCTATTTCAAAAGTGCTTGTAATGATGAATAAAGAGCAAATTTCAGCTGCACTCGTAGTCGATGAGTACGGCGGTACAGCCGGACTTCTTACGATGGAAGATATAATGGAAGAGGTGCTTGGTGATTTTAATGACGAGCACGATGAAGTCGATCAACACTATAAAAAGATAAATGACAATATTTATGAATTTCAAGGCAGATATGATCTAGAGAGCGTAGAAGAGGTTCTTGGTATAAGCTTTGATGAAGAGACAGATCAAGTTACAATCGGTGGATATGTCTTCAATCTAATCGGTCGTTTGCCAGTTGTAGGTGATAAGATCGAGGATGAAAACTGCTATTACGAAGTAAGAAAGATGGATGGAGCTAGTATCTCACGCGTAAAAGTTAGAAAAAAGATAAAAAATGAAGAGGAGAGCATTCAGTCTTAA
- a CDS encoding sodium-dependent transporter, whose protein sequence is MSKKNFSSRWAFILACVGSAVGMANVWGFPYKLGTNGGAAFLLIYVFFIALFSYVGLSAEYAIGRRAKTGTLGSYKYAWQSRNLGVFGSIIGWLPLAGSLCIAIGYAVIIAYVLKALTQALTGSFMSVDTNVWFNSFALQDYSVLPYHFIIVVGTLLTLFFGAKSIEKTNQIMMPLFFVLFSILAINVAMLPNAFDGYKFLFIPDFSKLADPMVWVSAMGQAFFSLSITGSGMIVYGAYLSKDEDIVESAKTTAFFDTIAALVAALVMIPAVFAYAMDPAEGPKLLFVTLPKILQNMIGGQIFAIILFTAVIFGGITSLQNMFEVVAESLMHKFPFLSRFWTLTLLCAVCFGIGAFMEPISSWGPWMDFVSIYIIPIGAVIGAISWFWIIKKEEILDEINSGANKSYGNFWYFVGKFIYVPLTFLLCIIAVSKGISF, encoded by the coding sequence ATGAGCAAAAAGAATTTTTCATCGCGCTGGGCATTTATATTGGCCTGTGTTGGATCAGCAGTTGGCATGGCAAATGTCTGGGGCTTTCCTTACAAACTTGGCACAAATGGTGGTGCAGCGTTTTTACTCATCTATGTTTTTTTTATAGCTCTTTTTTCATATGTTGGTCTAAGCGCAGAGTATGCGATTGGCAGACGTGCAAAAACTGGTACGCTTGGATCATATAAATATGCTTGGCAAAGTAGAAATTTAGGTGTATTTGGCAGTATTATTGGCTGGCTTCCGCTTGCTGGCTCACTTTGTATAGCTATTGGCTACGCAGTTATCATCGCCTACGTACTAAAAGCCCTTACTCAGGCACTTACTGGCTCATTTATGAGTGTTGATACGAACGTTTGGTTTAACTCATTTGCACTTCAAGATTACTCAGTCTTGCCTTATCATTTTATCATCGTTGTTGGCACGCTTCTTACACTATTTTTTGGGGCAAAAAGTATCGAAAAAACAAATCAAATAATGATGCCACTGTTTTTTGTATTATTTAGCATTTTGGCTATAAATGTCGCGATGCTACCAAATGCATTTGATGGGTATAAATTCCTTTTTATTCCTGACTTTAGTAAGCTTGCGGACCCGATGGTATGGGTTTCTGCGATGGGTCAAGCCTTTTTCTCACTCTCTATCACAGGATCTGGCATGATAGTTTATGGAGCGTACCTTTCAAAAGATGAAGATATCGTTGAAAGTGCTAAAACAACGGCCTTTTTTGATACTATCGCAGCTCTTGTGGCGGCTCTTGTTATGATCCCAGCGGTCTTCGCCTATGCTATGGATCCAGCCGAAGGTCCAAAGCTACTTTTTGTAACGCTTCCAAAAATTTTACAAAATATGATCGGTGGACAAATTTTTGCCATTATTTTATTTACAGCTGTTATCTTTGGCGGTATCACCTCGCTTCAAAATATGTTTGAAGTAGTCGCCGAGTCACTAATGCATAAATTTCCGTTTCTTAGTAGATTTTGGACACTCACGCTACTTTGTGCAGTTTGCTTTGGCATAGGAGCATTTATGGAGCCTATTAGCAGTTGGGGGCCTTGGATGGACTTTGTGTCGATCTATATCATCCCAATTGGCGCGGTAATCGGTGCTATTTCTTGGTTTTGGATTATTAAAAAAGAAGAAATTTTAGACGAGATAAATTCTGGAGCAAATAAATCTTATGGTAATTTCTGGTATTTTGTAGGCAAATTTATCTACGTTCCGCTAACATTTTTACTTTGTATCATAGCCGTAAGTAAGGGAATTTCTTTTTAA
- a CDS encoding DUF411 domain-containing protein, whose translation MKKLVFLALGFFATFAFAADMKVYKSPTCGCCTSWGEAMQKAGFSEEVIKVDDIAKVKKEFNVPLELSSCHTAIINGYIIEGHVPADEVKRLLELKPKDVVGIAVPGMPMESQGMEQGSKAEQYDVILFKKDGSQEIFATYIGTKKLR comes from the coding sequence ATGAAGAAATTAGTATTTTTGGCTCTTGGCTTTTTTGCAACATTTGCGTTCGCGGCTGATATGAAGGTCTATAAAAGCCCGACTTGTGGATGTTGTACTAGCTGGGGTGAGGCGATGCAGAAGGCTGGATTTAGCGAAGAGGTCATAAAAGTAGATGATATAGCTAAAGTTAAGAAAGAATTTAACGTGCCGCTAGAGCTTTCAAGCTGCCATACAGCAATTATCAATGGATATATCATAGAAGGTCATGTCCCAGCCGATGAGGTAAAACGCCTACTAGAGCTTAAGCCAAAAGACGTAGTTGGTATCGCAGTACCTGGTATGCCGATGGAGAGCCAAGGTATGGAGCAAGGCAGTAAAGCTGAACAATACGATGTTATTTTATTTAAAAAAGATGGCTCACAAGAAATTTTTGCCACTTACATCGGCACAAAAAAACTAAGATAA